CAGCAGTCTCTTTAACATCAGGATGTTTAGCGATCGCTGCTTCAATTTCACCCAGTTCGATCCGGAAGCCGCGAATTTTTACGCGATCGTCGCCGCGACCTAAATATTCCAAATTACCGTCGTTCCGATAACGCACTAAGTCGCCAGTTTTGTAAAGCTTAGTTCCTGGTAAAAAGGGGTTATCGAGAAAATGTTTCTGGTTTAATTCTGGTCTATGCAAATAACTCCTCGCTAAGGGAACACCGCCAATGTATAATTCCCCAAATACTCCGATCGGAGTTGGTTGTTGATGACGATCCAAGACATAAACTTGCGTATTATCTATCGGACGACCGATGAAAACGCTGTTAGCTTTTTCCGGTAAGCAACTGGTGTCGTAGCAAATCACATTGGCAGAGACTTCAGATAAACCGTAAAAGTTGAGCAGTTTTGCTGACGGCATTAATTGACGGAAAGTTTGTGTTAAGTCGAGAGCAAGCGGTTCTCCACTGGTAATCCAAATTTTCAGCTTCGATAACTTCTTGGTTAGATCGCGGTAAGTATCTAACATTACCCCCAACAATGAGGGGACAAGCATGATTCGCGTAACCTGGTGGCGAGCAAGGGTTTCGATGAAAAGTCGGGTGTCTTTAACAATGGCATCGGGAATAATTACGGCTTGAAGTCCCTGAAGTAAGGGACCAAAAATCTCCCAGATTGAGTCTCCAAAACTAATAGCGGTTTTATGACAACAAATTTCCACTCCTTGGGGAGGGTAAGTTTTCCACATCCAGTTTAAGCCATTGACCGTACCTCGATGGGTGCCGAGAACGCCTTTGGGAGTTCCAGTTGAGCCAGAGGTATAGAGTACATAAGCAAGATTATCGGCACTGGATTTACTGACAGGGTTTTCCTGGCATTCTCGAGCGATTGAATCTTGGCAAGTATCCAGGCAAACAGTTTTAGCTGTGCTTTCCCCTTCGAGAGATTCTGAGAGTTTTTCTAATATTTCCTGTTTAGTTAATAGCACCGATGCTTGGGAATCAGAAAGCATGAAAGCAAGGCGACTGCTTGGATAGTTGGGGTCGAGGGGAATGTATGCACCGCCAGCTTTGAAAATCGCCAGCACCCCGACGACCATTTCCACCGAGCGTTCTAGGCAAATAGCGACTAGGGTTTCGGTTGTGACTCCTAACTTTTGCAAGTAATGGGCGAGCTGATTTGCTTTCTGGTTGAGCTGGCGATAGGTAATCTGTTCCGCTCCATCAATTAAAGCTAAGGCATCAGGGGATTTTTCGACTTGCTGCTCGAATAATTGATGGAGAGAGGCATTCTCTGGATAATCTTGGTGAGTATCATTCCACTCCACTAATAGTTGCTCTCGCTCTTTAGCTGTCAATATTGGTAATTCAGAGATGTGCTGATTGGGGTCGGCAACAATGCTCGACAAGAGAGTTTGGAAATTACCACTCCAGCGAGCAATCGTTGCTGAATCAAACAGATCGGTGTTGTACTCCCAAAAGCCCGTTAATCCTTGCTCGGATTCAGCGATCGACACGGAAAGATCGAGCATGGCTGTGCCGCTATCGATCTCCAAAGTCCGTAAGGTTAAACCAGCAACCTCTCGAACTGGTATGGGGGCATTTTGTAGCACAAACATCACCTGAAATAGAGGATTAAAGCGATCGTCTCGTTTAGGTTGTAATTCCTCTACCAATTTCTCGAAAGGTAAATCCTGATTTGCATAAGAGTCAAGAGTTACCTCTCGTACCCGACTTAGAAGAGTGCGAAAACTCGGATTGCCACTGAGATCGGTACGCATCACCAAAGTATTGACAAAAAAGCCCAGTATCCCTTCGAGTTCGGGTCGATTGCGGTTAGCAATGGGAGAACCGATCGGGATGTCTTCTTGCTCTGTATAGCGATAAAGCAATGTATTAAAGGCTGCTAGCAAAATCATGTATAAAGATACTTCTTCTTGCTGGCTTAATTTATTAAGTGCCTCTGTCAAAGTTTTGGGGAACCTAAAGTATTGCTTTGCACCATTAAAAGTGGCAACAGCAGGTCGCGGACGATCCGCAGGCAACCGCAATACGGGTAGTTCGCCCCCTAATTGTTGCTTCCAGTAATTTAGTTGGGTTTCGATCTGTTCCCCTGGCAAATTTTCCTGTTGCCAAACAGCAAAGTCTGGGTAATGAATGGGAAGTTCGGGTAGGGGTGAAGGTTGACCTGTGGAGAAAGCAGCATATAGCGTTGCTAATTCCTTTAGGAATACACCTATAGACCATCCATCCGAAACAATGTGGTGCATAGTCAACAGGAAAATATGCTCTTTTTCACTGATGCGCAGTAAAGTTGCTCGTACCAGGGGTCCTTGAGTTAAGTCGAAAGGTTTTTTAGCTTCGGAAGTTGCTAGTAAGTGAACTTCTCTTTCCCAGTCTTGACCCGATAAATGTTCGAGGTTGACTTTCGCTAACTCCCAAGATAATTCAGGCGCGATCGCTTGCATTGGCTGCCCATCTACGATCGCAAAAGTCGTGCGCCAACCTTCGTGACGTCTCAGAATTTCGTTAAGACTTTGCTGGAGAGCTGTCACATTGAGCGTCCCCTTTAAATGAAGGGCACAGGGAATATTATAGAAGGGACTCCCGTTGTAAAGCTGGTCGATGAACCACAGCCTCTGTTGGGAAGAAGACAAGGGAACAAAGTCGGAGTCTGGACGTTTGGGAATTGTCTGAGCTTTAAATTTACCTCCCTTCCATTTTTCCAGAAGGGCTTTTTTGGCTGGGGATAAATTAGAGGATTTTTTGTTCATGTTTCTTTGATAATTGCTAGTTGTAGATTGCTCTACTTATCCGTAAACCTGTTTGAGTTCGTTTACTTAAATCACTTGACTATTAACTAATTAGCTAAAAAAAGTTCGACTTCCTCCTCAGATAATTCTTCTATTTTTTCCAGGAGAAGTTCGTCAACTATTTCTGCCTGATTTGCTACCGTTGATGCCTGAAGTAAAAGCTCGCGCATTGGTAAATCCACTGGGAAGGTTGCTCGCAACCGGGAAACCATTTGGATGGCGATGACGGAGTCTCCCCCTAACTCAAAAAAGTTGTCATAAATACCAACTTGCTCAATGCCGAGGACTTCTTGCCAAATTTGGGCAATTTGTTTTTCTAGCTCGTTAGTCGGAGCCACATAAGAATTATTGAGATTCGGTCTGGAGTAGCTTGAAGGCGAATCTGTTTGACTGGAAGATTTTGACTTTAGTTTCGGGTCGAGTTTAAAAGCAAGATCCCTTCTTGGTTTTAGCGCCACTGTGGAAACAATAACCTGAGTCATCTCACCCAGAGATAAAATCCGTTTAAATACCTCTATGCTTTCTGTTGGGGCGATCGCGGTTAATTCCGCTCCTGCGGCTTCTTGTTCTTTGGTTATATTTAATTGCAATCTGTCCCAATTTACGGTCAGCCAAGGCGAGGAATGAGTTTGATTGTGTCTGTAAGCCAAAGCATCCATGAACAGGCTGACTGCCGAATAAACAGCTAAGCCAAATCCCCCTAAAACGGAAGATAATGAAGATAGGATGAGATAAAAATCTAACTGCCGCTCTTGCAATACTTTTTCTAAAACAACAATCCCCCGACATTTAGAGTCAAGTATTTGTTCTAACTCAGTTTTGCCGATTTCTTGAATCGAGGAAAACAAATTTTCGCTTTTATTCCCAGGTGAATAGATAACCCCGTGAATTTGACCAATGTTCTCAGGGGCAAGGCTCTGGTGCATTTGTTCGTAATCATTAATATCCGCCGAAACGACCAAAACTTCTGCCCCCAGTTTCTCCAATCCTTGCAAGGTGCAGATCTTACGACTAACCTCATCTTGGCGATCGCTTTTTTCTAGCCATTGGGCGTATTCTTCTTGGTCAGGGAAAGCAGAATCCTCGATGAATATTAGTTTGGCTTGCACGGTTTGGGCAAGATATTCTGCCAAGACAACTCCCATACCTTCTAGTCCGCCAGCGATCAGGTAAACTCCCTGTTTTCTTAGGGGTGTTTTTTCAGCGACTGCGGACTCTAGACGCACTGGCTCAAATGTTTGTACCCAGCGAGAGCGATCGCGGTAAGCTACAACTTCATTAGTTGACAATGTGGTTAATTCGCCCAAAAGTTGGTCTAGGAGTTTTTCTTCTTGCCAAGTCCCCGACTGGGGAAGAACTACATCAATATTCCGGCAGGCGATCTGGGGATATTCTTGGGGAATTACCTTAGACAGTCCTAACACCGTTGCTCGATCTGGATCGAGCGTCTCTTTGCCGTTGACTGCCTGGATTTGATTCGATACCACCCAGAGTTGAAGGCGCTCTGTAATCTTCTGCTTGCCCAGGCTCTGCACTAAAAACAGCAAACTATAGAATTCTCGATACTTATCCATTTGGCGATCGCCTGGAGCGATCGCACTCCATAAATAAGCAATCTTTTGAGGAGTTTTACCTAAAGCAATCAGTTCTTTGAGTAAGGCATCATAGTCATCGCGGTTTTGGGGATTTATGCCATAGACATCCTCACTGAATTTGGTAAATTGTTCTGCTACCTTCACGCTAATGACATCTTGACCCCTATTTTCTAGTCTGTTCGCTAACTGGGAACCCACCCCAAGCCCATCGACGAACACGAGCCATTGCTCGTCCCCAGACTCTTCCTGAGACGAAAAGGTTGCATTAGGTATCAAAGAGCGTTTCCATGAAGGGATGTAGAACCAATCTGCAATATCCTGTTTTTTATCTAATCTTACTGGTTGACTACTTGAAGACAATGATGGCAACTTCGCCTCAACCCAATAACGCTGGCGCTCAAAGGGATAGGTGGGCAAGGGAATGCGATGACGTTGCTCGTTTTGAAAAAATGCCGACCAATCTAGCTTTACTCCCAACAGCCACAGTTGCCCTAATGTTTTCAATAAAAACGCTTCATCCGAGCCTGATTCTTGGGGATGGCGCAGGGAAGTTAACACTACCTGTTCGGGTTTCTTCTCAGGATGAGTTCTGGCTAATTTACTCAACGTCCGACCCGGTCCTACTTCCAGCAGAATTTGAGACGCTTGTTGGCACAACTGTTGCAAGTTGTCCGCAAAGCGCACTGTCCCGCGCAGATGAGAAACCCAATAGCTCGCCGATGTTGCCTCTTCTGCTTTAATCCAGGTGCCCGTGAGATTGGACAAGTAGGGGATTTGTGGCGGCTTGAGCCTGAGTTGTTTGACTTGCTGTGCAAACAACTCCATCATCGGCGCCATCATCTGGGAATGAAAGGCATGGGAGGTATGTAAGCGGCGGCAAGCCACTCCCTCACCAGCCAATTGTTTCTCGAGTAACTCAATCGCATCCGTCGGACCAGAAACTACGCACGAGGATGGACCGTTAATCGCTGCCAGAGACAGTTCCTTGCCCAGTCTGGGTTGTAATTCCCCTTCCCCAAGGGACACTGCCACCATGCTTCCCTGGGGCAATTGCTGCATCAATTGACCTCGTGCTGCCACCAGCGCCAAGGCATCTGCCAACGAGAACACCCCAGCGAGCGTCGCCGCCACATATTCTCCGATACTGTGACCGACCATCGCCGCCGGACGCACCCCCCATGCCATCCACAACTGAGCCAGAGCATACTCAATCACAAACAGTGCTGGTTGAGTAATCGCCGTCTGTTGTAGTTGCTCGCTCGCCTTCGCGATGTCTTCTGAGCCTGGGAAAAGCAGCTCGCGCAGTTCCACTCCCAGGAGAGGTTTGAGCATCAAGGAACACAAATCCACCTGTTCGCGAAATATCTGCTCCACCTCATAGAGTTCTGCTGCCATCTGAACGTACTGCGCCCCCTGTCCGGAAAACAGAAACACCACCGGACGATGACCGGGCGGTTGATAGTTCGTGAAAACCCTTTGTGGCTCTTGGTTTTCCAAGATTTTTCCCACCTCTTCCCCCTCTCGAGAGAGTACGAACCGCCGATAGTCGAAAG
The sequence above is drawn from the Oscillatoria salina IIICB1 genome and encodes:
- a CDS encoding non-ribosomal peptide synthetase, which codes for MNKKSSNLSPAKKALLEKWKGGKFKAQTIPKRPDSDFVPLSSSQQRLWFIDQLYNGSPFYNIPCALHLKGTLNVTALQQSLNEILRRHEGWRTTFAIVDGQPMQAIAPELSWELAKVNLEHLSGQDWEREVHLLATSEAKKPFDLTQGPLVRATLLRISEKEHIFLLTMHHIVSDGWSIGVFLKELATLYAAFSTGQPSPLPELPIHYPDFAVWQQENLPGEQIETQLNYWKQQLGGELPVLRLPADRPRPAVATFNGAKQYFRFPKTLTEALNKLSQQEEVSLYMILLAAFNTLLYRYTEQEDIPIGSPIANRNRPELEGILGFFVNTLVMRTDLSGNPSFRTLLSRVREVTLDSYANQDLPFEKLVEELQPKRDDRFNPLFQVMFVLQNAPIPVREVAGLTLRTLEIDSGTAMLDLSVSIAESEQGLTGFWEYNTDLFDSATIARWSGNFQTLLSSIVADPNQHISELPILTAKEREQLLVEWNDTHQDYPENASLHQLFEQQVEKSPDALALIDGAEQITYRQLNQKANQLAHYLQKLGVTTETLVAICLERSVEMVVGVLAIFKAGGAYIPLDPNYPSSRLAFMLSDSQASVLLTKQEILEKLSESLEGESTAKTVCLDTCQDSIARECQENPVSKSSADNLAYVLYTSGSTGTPKGVLGTHRGTVNGLNWMWKTYPPQGVEICCHKTAISFGDSIWEIFGPLLQGLQAVIIPDAIVKDTRLFIETLARHQVTRIMLVPSLLGVMLDTYRDLTKKLSKLKIWITSGEPLALDLTQTFRQLMPSAKLLNFYGLSEVSANVICYDTSCLPEKANSVFIGRPIDNTQVYVLDRHQQPTPIGVFGELYIGGVPLARSYLHRPELNQKHFLDNPFLPGTKLYKTGDLVRYRNDGNLEYLGRGDDRVKIRGFRIELGEIEAAIAKHPDVKETAVIAREDDRGERRLIAYVVTDADNIVPKLRSYLRKNLPDYMVPSAFAVLDAFPLTPSGKVDKRSLPTKDLIRANSTESFVPPRDTWEFALVQIWENLLNISSIGVTDDFFELGGHSLLAARLIAQINERFGQKLPLSILFQGATIENLAKVLQQQIGSNSDSPLVPIRSSGSRIPLFCVHPAGGNIITYPNLASKLDAEQPFYALEQSPIQQEPEIISVEETATHYIEEIRAVQPKGPYLLAGWCYGGLIAFEMAQQLQRQGEKIALLAVFDAIIPETKPQPTKDDDAKFIIRSAEALKYLFGIDLSVSYNEISHLTPEEQFNLLMKKANIVSNTEIQQHFRYYQLFKAHVQAMRDYVLQVYTNEITLFRAREEIPHDFQSAELYSDDPFLGWSKYSEQPIKVIEVPGNHFSMFAEPHIQELGQQLKICLDEVFTNQQKS
- a CDS encoding type I polyketide synthase is translated as MNNRELNNSVKGIAVIGMVGRFPGAKSVDQFWQNLCDGQESISFYTDEEMTASGVDPAWLRDPNYVKAGSVLSDIEMFDASFFDISPREAEIMDPQHRLFLECAWEALENAGYNPGGDKIWTGVYAGSNLSTYFHSNLNSSYNPIDLLSTQMQIFVGNDKDYVGTRVSYKLNLKGPSINVNTACSTSLVAVHLACRGLLNYECDLALAGGITITVPHKTGYWYQNEGITSPDGHCRAFDAQAKGTIMGNGVGIVVLKRLKDALADGDCIYATIKGSAINNDGSGKVGFTAPSVVGQAKVIAEAQVIAGVEPETITYIEAHGTGTALGDPIEISALKKVFDASTQKKNFCAIGSVKTNVGHLNSASGVTGLIKTILALKHQKIPPSLHFQQPNPEIDFDNSPFYVNTKLEEWKTNGIPRRAGVSSFGFGGTNAHVVLEEAPTRQPSGQSRPWQLLLLSAKTSSALETATANLAAHWQRHPELKLADLAYTLQVGRRAFDYRRFVLSREGEEVGKILENQEPQRVFTNYQPPGHRPVVFLFSGQGAQYVQMAAELYEVEQIFREQVDLCSLMLKPLLGVELRELLFPGSEDIAKASEQLQQTAITQPALFVIEYALAQLWMAWGVRPAAMVGHSIGEYVAATLAGVFSLADALALVAARGQLMQQLPQGSMVAVSLGEGELQPRLGKELSLAAINGPSSCVVSGPTDAIELLEKQLAGEGVACRRLHTSHAFHSQMMAPMMELFAQQVKQLRLKPPQIPYLSNLTGTWIKAEEATSASYWVSHLRGTVRFADNLQQLCQQASQILLEVGPGRTLSKLARTHPEKKPEQVVLTSLRHPQESGSDEAFLLKTLGQLWLLGVKLDWSAFFQNEQRHRIPLPTYPFERQRYWVEAKLPSLSSSSQPVRLDKKQDIADWFYIPSWKRSLIPNATFSSQEESGDEQWLVFVDGLGVGSQLANRLENRGQDVISVKVAEQFTKFSEDVYGINPQNRDDYDALLKELIALGKTPQKIAYLWSAIAPGDRQMDKYREFYSLLFLVQSLGKQKITERLQLWVVSNQIQAVNGKETLDPDRATVLGLSKVIPQEYPQIACRNIDVVLPQSGTWQEEKLLDQLLGELTTLSTNEVVAYRDRSRWVQTFEPVRLESAVAEKTPLRKQGVYLIAGGLEGMGVVLAEYLAQTVQAKLIFIEDSAFPDQEEYAQWLEKSDRQDEVSRKICTLQGLEKLGAEVLVVSADINDYEQMHQSLAPENIGQIHGVIYSPGNKSENLFSSIQEIGKTELEQILDSKCRGIVVLEKVLQERQLDFYLILSSLSSVLGGFGLAVYSAVSLFMDALAYRHNQTHSSPWLTVNWDRLQLNITKEQEAAGAELTAIAPTESIEVFKRILSLGEMTQVIVSTVALKPRRDLAFKLDPKLKSKSSSQTDSPSSYSRPNLNNSYVAPTNELEKQIAQIWQEVLGIEQVGIYDNFFELGGDSVIAIQMVSRLRATFPVDLPMRELLLQASTVANQAEIVDELLLEKIEELSEEEVELFLAN